From a single Fusarium fujikuroi IMI 58289 draft genome, chromosome FFUJ_chr03 genomic region:
- a CDS encoding related to cutinase G-box binding protein, with amino-acid sequence MMPQAVGQAPFYFYNPESKHDMRQHFAQQQMHMYPMVPTLPSTPVYSRPSSASNSQPPTLYSNGPAVMTPTASPQPMSHKPAILLENELYENSYFPSTPPLSTSGSTIGSPSACEVLQTPMNPMFSGLDGIDGFKEALEPVETAVLDWSNCGSPPMTPVYLQSQLGKVPSLSTTASDLVSTPSLSPSPAPYARSVSTPDLDVDFCDPRNLTVGTGAINSTLAPEFALDEIKVEPKIATQSFDFNPAVPHGLPTFEDFSDFESEDDFVNSLVNLSEQPATASADITRPRACTGSSVVSLGHGSFIGDEDLSFDDNEAFQFPSHPSPPVSCASEDCHKDKRTKNTHAKESTAGPVMNMAASATESGNTQESSNQAAEASDSAASSGSEGSPAPLPAPANRRGRKQSLTEDPSKTFVCDLCNRRFRRQEHLKRHYRSLHTQEKPFECNECGKKFSRSDNLAQHARTHGSGAIVMNLIDDDSHAYDGSMMPPTAEDYSNYGKVLFQIASEIPGSASEMSSDEGSDQGKKKRKRSD; translated from the exons ATGATGCCCCAGGCCGTCGGCCAAGCTCCCTTCTATTTCTACAACCCTGAGTCCAAGCATGATATGCGGCAACACTTTGCCCAGCAACAAATGCATATGTATCCCATGGTTCCTACACTGCCTTCAACTCCTGTTTACTCGCGGCCCAGCTCAGCCAGCAACTCTCAGCCCCCCACTCTGTACAGCAATGGTCCGGCAGTCATGACTCCTACTGCCTCGCCACAGCCCATGTCGCATAAGCCCGCCATTTTGTTGGAGAATGAGCTGTACGAGAACTCGTATTTCCCTTCGACACCGCCTCTGTCGACCTCTGGCAGTACCATTGGCAGCCCCAGCGCCTGCGAGGTGCTCCAGACCCCGATGAACCCTATGTTTTCCGGGCTGGATGGCAtcgatggcttcaaggagGCTCTCGAGCCTGTTGAGACTGCAGTGCTCGACTGGTCCAACTGCGGATCCCCCCCAATGACACCTG TGTACCTTCAATCTCAACTCGGCAAGGTTCCCTCTCTTAGCACCACTGCCAGCGACCTCGTGTCCACCCCGTCTCTGTCTCCCTCACCCGCGCCTTATGCCCGCTCCGTCTCTACACCGGATTTGGACGTCGACTTCTGCGACCCAAGGAACCTGACTGTCGGTACTGGTGCCATCAACAGCACCCTCGCCCCTGAATTCGCTCTCGACGAGATCAAGGTTGAGCCCAAGATTGCTACTCAGTCTTTTGACTTTAACCCTGCTGTTCCCCACGGCCTACCCACCTTTGAAGACTTTTCTGATTTCGAGTCCGAGGACGATTTCGTCAACAGCCTCGTCAATCTTTCTGAGCAGCCTGCTACTGCTTCTGCTGATATCACCCGACCTCGGGCTTGCACTGGCTCGTCAGTTGTTTCCCTTGGACACGGCAGCTTCATCGGTGACGAAGACCTTTCCTTTGATGACAACGAGGCTTTCCAGTTTCCCTCTCATCCCAGCCCTCCTGTCTCCTGTGCGTCCGAGGACTGCCACAAGGACAAGCGTACCAAGAACACTCACGCCAAGGAGAGCACCGCTGGCCCTGTCATGAACATGGCTGCCTCCGCCACCGAATCTGGTAACACCCAGGAGTCTTCCAACCAGGCTGCCGAAGCTAGCGACTCTGCTGCCTCGTCTGGCTCAGAGGGCTCCCCTGCTCCCCTCCCTGCTCCTGCCAACCGCCGCGGTCGTAAGCAGTCTCTCACCGAGGACCCTTCGAAGACATTTGTCTGTGATCTGTGCAACCGCCGCTTCCGCCGCCAGGAACACCTCAAGCGCCACTACCGTTCTTTGCACACCCAAGAGAAGCCTTTCGAGTGTAACGAGTGCGGCAAGAAGTTCTCCAGAAGCGACAACCTGGCTCAGCATGCTCGGACCCATGGTAGCGGTGCCATCGTCATGAACCTCATTGATGACGACTCACACGCATATGATGGTTCCATGATGCCTCCCACGGCCGAAGATTACAGCAACTACGGCAAAGTCCTGTTCCAGATTGCCTCTGAGATTCCTGGCAGTGCAAGTGAAATGTCCTCTGACGAGGGCAGCGAtcagggcaagaagaagcgcaagcgctCTGACTAA
- a CDS encoding probable pyridoxine 4-dehydrogenase has translation MVHQILGKQVGLIGFGLMGLTARPLPDEDAFAAIRTALDSGCNWLNGGEFYGPPDANSLALMRRYLEKYPEDADRIVLTIKGGMGPNYVPLGTKENIRRSIDDCLETLGPVGRIASFEIGRKDPNVDYEEDTLAAISEYVKDGKIDGISCSELNANTLRSAVKKFKITALEIELSLFTTDPLTNGLLEVCGELGIPVLAYSPLGRGFLGGQIKSVEDLPENDMRAKIHPRWQGDNFRKNVQLVDDIEALAKKKGCTVSQIAINWLLSLSRRPGMPTIVPIPGSTKPDRIRENATIIDLTEEDLRDIDRLLASFTPAGDRYPPQHIKYVSA, from the exons ATGGTTCACCAAATTCTCGGCAAGCAGGTTGGCCTTATCGGATTTGGTCTCATGG GCCTGACTGCGCGTCCTCTACCTGACGAGGACGCTTTCGCCGCCATTCGCACCGCCCTCGACTCGGGTTGTAACTGGCTCAACGGCGGAGAGTTCTATGGACCGCCAGATGCAAACTCACTAGCTCTCATGCGCCGATACCTTGAAAAGTatccagaagatgctgatCGGATTGTTCTCACCATCAAGGGTGGCATGGGTCCTAACTACGTTCCTCTCGGGACCAAGGAGAATATTCGCCGCAGTATCGATGATTGCCTCGAAACTTTGGGTCCTGTTGGTCGGATAGCTTCCTTCGAAATCGGCCGTAAGGACCCCAATGTCGACTACGAAGAAGACACTCTGGCAGCAATCAGCGAGTatgtcaaggatggcaaaaTCGACGGCATCTCGTGTAGCGAGCTCAACGCCAACACACTCCGAAGTGCCGTAAAGAAGTTCAAAATTACTGCACTCGAAATTGAGCTTTCCCTATTCACCACGGACCCCCTGACCAACGGCCTCCTCGAGGTTTGCGGCGAACTTGGCATCCCAGTTCTTGCTTATT CACCGCTCGGACGAGGTTTCCTCGGAGGTCAGATCAAGTCTGTTGAGGATCTTCCAGAGAATGACATGCGTGCCAAGATCCACCCACGCTGGCAAGGCGATAACTTCCGCAAGAATGTCCAGCtggttgatgatattgaagcccttgcaaagaagaagggatgcACAGTGAGCCAGATCGCCATCAACTGGCTCTTATCACTCTCTCGTCGCCCAGGGATGCCTACGATCGTGCCCATCCCTGGCTCTACCAAGCCCGACCGTATCCGTGAGAACGCGACAATCATCGATCTTACAGAGGAGGACTTGCGCGATATCGACAGGTTACTTGCATCTTTTACGCCTGCCGGTGACAGATATCCGCCTCAACACATAAAATACGTCAGTGCTTAG
- a CDS encoding related to HCS1-DNA helicase A — MAVKREPVDIPAFATTQLALLEQELQTEINETSTLISNHSPTALQRAGLALINLVVSGQRTGLGGRTVLELSPDAATGSPDELPEHGLRTGDIVLVAEQPAGSAKKREVKDLEKKGARGVVTRVSRGWIAVAIDEGREEVGFPGRVWAVKLADEVTYKRMNWAMEKLNKMQESEYSSFIRVLFGLSSPSPVSEDLSKNETVGNLEWFDPTLNDSQKNAIRFALLSREVALIHGPPGTGKTHTLIELILQMIKLGQRILVCGPSNISVDNIVERLAPHKIPILRLGHPARLLPSVVDHSLDVLTQTSEAGAIVKDIRTEMDTKQASVKKTKSGKERKAIYTDLKELRKEFRERERRCVSTLIGSSKVVLATLHGAGGYQLRNDEFDVVIIDEASQALEAQCWVPLVSAKKVVCAGDHLQLPPTIKSSNAKVKAPVKDGGTVTKGTTLEITLFDRLLALHGPSIKRMLTTQYRMHESIMRFPSDELYDSKLIAADAVKHRLLKDLEYEVQDNEDTNEPVIFIDTQGGDFPEKNEEDDKETPRKGRAGLHGDSKSNEMEAALVQQHVRQLVGAGVRPEDIAVVTPYNAQLAILAPLKDKFPGIELGSVDGFQGREKEAVIVSLVRSNSEGEVGFLGEKRRLNVAMTRPKRSLTVIGDSETVQRGSSFLKKWMQYLEDNADLRYPDASSLTHD; from the exons ATGGCTGTCAAAAGAGAGCCAGTCGATATTCCTGCCTTTGCAACCACGCAACTCGCCCTTCTTGAACAAGAACTTCAGACAGAGATCAACGAGACAAGCACACTCATTTCCAACCACAGCCCGACAGCCCTTCAACGAGCTGGCCTTGCTCTTATAAACCTCGTTGTCTCGGGCCAGCGTACGGGTCTTGGGGGCCGAACAGTTCTTGAGCTCTCCCCGGATGCCGCCACGGGCTCACCTGACGAACTACCTGAGCATGGCTTGCGCACTGGAGACATTGTTCTTGTCGCTGAGCAGCCGGCGGGAAGCGCCAAAAAGCGTGAAGTAAAAgacctggagaagaagggggCGAGAGGTGTTGTTACCAGAGTGAGCAGAGGATGGATTGCGGTTGCGATCGATGAGGGGAGGGAAGAAGTTGGCTTCCCGGGCAGAGTATGGGCTGTCAAATTGGCAGACGAAGTGACATACAAGAG AATGAACTGGGCGATGGAGAAGCTAAACAAGATGCAAGAGTCGGAATATTCCAGTTTCATCAGAGTACTCTTCGGCTTATCCAGCCCATCGCCAGTTTCCGAAGACTTATCCAAAAATGAAACCGTGGGCAATCTCGAGTGGTTTGATCCAACGCTCAACGACTCACAAAAGAATGCAATTCGGTTCGCTTTGCTGTCTCGAGAAGTCGCATTGATTCATGGGCCTCCGGGA ACTGGCAAAACTCATACTCTAATCGAGCTGATTCTCCAGATGATCAAATTGGGTCAAAGAATTCTTGTCTGCGGGCCTTCCAACATTTCTGTTGACAACATCGTCGAGAGACTAGCTCCTCACAAGATCCCAATCCTTCGTCTGGGCCATCCCGCTCGTTTGCTGCCCTCTGTGGTTGACCACTCGCTCGATGTACTCACACAAACATCAGAAGCGGGTGCTATTGTGAAAGATATCAGGACAGAAATGGACACCAAGCAGGCCTCAGTCAAGAAGACGAAAAGCGGCAAGGAGCGCAAAGCAATCTACACTGACCTCAAAGAACTGAGAAAAGAGTTTCGTGAACGAGAACGTCGCTGTGTCAGTACACTGATTGGCAGCAGCAAGGTCGTTCTTGCAACACTGCACGGGGCAGGAGGCTATCAGTTGCGGAACgatgagtttgatgttgttatTATCGATGAGGCCAGCCAAGCCCTCGAAGCCCAGTGTTGGGTCCCTCTCGTATCTGCCAAGAAGGTTGTCTGTGCCGGTGACCATCTGCAGCTCCCGCCAACCATCAAATCAAGCAATGCAAAGGTTAAGGCGCCAGTCAAAGATGGCGGAACGGTCACAAAGGGCACCACGCTTGAGATCACCTTGTTTGACAGACTGCTGGCATTGCATGGGCCCTCCATCAAACGCATGCTAACCACACAGTATCGAATGCACGAGAGTATTATGCGGTTCCCTTCTGATGAATTATACGACTCTAAGTTGATCGCTGCTGATGCGGTGAAACATCGCCTCCTGAAAGACCTTGAATATGAGGTCCAGGACAATGAGGACACCAATGAGCCTGTCATCTTCATAGACACACAGGGAGGTGACTTTCCCGAAAAGAACGAGGAAGACGACAAGGAGACTCCTAGAAAGGGCAGAGCAGGTTTACATGGTGACAGCAAGAGCAACGAGATGGAGGCTGCTCTTGTACAACAGCACGTGAGGCAACTCGTGGGTGCTGGGGTCCGCCCAGAAGACATTGCCGTCGTGACACCTTACAATGCCCAG CTCGCCATACTAGCTCCGCTGAAAGACAAATTCCCGGGCATCGAGCTCGGTAGCGTTGATGGCTTTCAAGGTCGCGAAAAAGAGGCCGTAATCGTGAGCCTCGTTCGGAGCAACTCTGAGGGCGAGGTTGGATTCCTCGGCGAGAAGCGCCGTCTCAACG TCGCAATGACACGCCCGAAGCGTTCTTTGACGGTTATTGGAGACTCGGAGACAGTTCAGAG GGGAagcagcttcttgaagaaatggATGCAGTATCTCGAAGACAACGCCGACCTGCGATACCCAGATGCATCTAGCTTGACGCACGACTAA